From the Lolium rigidum isolate FL_2022 chromosome 2, APGP_CSIRO_Lrig_0.1, whole genome shotgun sequence genome, one window contains:
- the LOC124691679 gene encoding bax inhibitor 1 → MDAFFSTSSAAAGGWGYDSLKNFREISPAVQSHLKLVYLTLCFALASSAVGAYLHIALNIGGLLTLIACIGCIAWLFSVPVYEERKRFGLLMAAALLEGASVGPLIELTIDFDPSILVTGFVGTAIAFGCFSCAAIIAKRREYMYLGGLLSSGLSILLWLQFATSIFGHSTNSFMFEVYFGLLIFLGYMVYDTQEIIERAHRGDMDYIKHALTLFTDFIAVLVRILIIMLKNAGDKSEDKKKKKRRS, encoded by the exons ATGGACGCCTTCTTCTCGACctcgtcggcggcggccggcggctgggGCTACGACTCCCTCAAGAACTTCCGCGAGATCTCCCCCGCCGTGCAGTCCCACCTCAAGCTC GTTTACCTGACCCTGTGTTTCGCTCTTGCCTCGTCGGCTGTGGGTGCTTACCTGCACATCGCCCTGAACATCGGCGGGTTGCTGACACTGATCGCGTGCATCGGATGTATCGCATGGTTGTTTTCGGTACCCGTCTATGAGGAG AGGAAGAGGTTTGGGCTGCTGATGGCTGCTGCACTTCTGGAAGGGGCTTCGGTTGGACCTCTGATCGAGCTCACGATAGACTTTGACCCAAG CATCCTCGTTACAGGATTTGTTGGAACTGCCATTGCCTTCGGTTGCTTCTCTTGCGCTGCCATCATCGCCAAGCGCAGGGAGTACATGTACCTTGGTGGTCTGCTCTCTTCTGGCCTGTCAATCCTGCTCTGGCTGCAGTTTGCCACATCCATCTTTGGCCACTCCACTAACAGCTTCATGTTTGAG GTTTACTTCGGCCTGTTGATCTTCCTGGGGTACATGGTGTACGACACGCAGGAGATCATCGAGAGGGCACACCGGGGCGACATGGACTACATCAAGCACGCGCTCACCCTCTTCACCGACTTCATCGCTGTCCTTGTCcggatcctcatcatcatg CTCAAGAACGCAGGCGACAagtccgaggacaagaagaagaagaagaggaggtccTGA